In the genome of Flaviflexus ciconiae, one region contains:
- the rpsF gene encoding 30S ribosomal protein S6, producing MDKRQYELMIILDPEVDERNLAPALEKLLKVVIDDGGSIENVDIWGKRRLAYEIQKKTEGVYVVIDMTATSATAQELDRQLGLNESIMRTKLLRKGEH from the coding sequence ATGGATAAGCGTCAGTATGAACTGATGATCATCCTCGATCCGGAAGTTGACGAGCGCAACCTTGCGCCCGCACTGGAAAAGCTGCTCAAGGTCGTCATTGACGACGGCGGCTCAATCGAGAACGTGGATATCTGGGGCAAGCGTCGTCTTGCCTACGAGATCCAGAAGAAGACCGAGGGCGTCTACGTCGTTATCGACATGACCGCAACCAGTGCAACCGCACAGGAGCTCGATCGTCAGCTGGGTCTGAACGAGTCCATTATGCGCACCAAGCTGCTGCGCAAGGGCGAGCACTGA
- the rpsR gene encoding 30S ribosomal protein S18, with protein sequence MAKPNLRKPKKKIGPVKVTKVDNIDYKDTATLRKFISDRGKIRARRVTGVSVQQQRQIARAIKNAREMALLPYTGSGR encoded by the coding sequence ATGGCGAAGCCAAACCTTCGCAAGCCGAAAAAGAAGATCGGCCCAGTTAAGGTGACGAAGGTCGACAACATCGACTACAAGGACACCGCAACCCTGCGCAAGTTCATTTCGGACCGCGGCAAGATCCGCGCCCGTCGTGTAACCGGCGTTTCCGTCCAGCAGCAGCGTCAGATCGCTCGGGCCATCAAGAACGCCCGCGAGATGGCTCTGCTCCCGTACACCGGCTCCGGCCGCTAA
- a CDS encoding MFS transporter, which yields MWAASTIGKRELGPDNQMKVPLSSQIAEVFHDLWLGASYLAKRGTPGHALIVMAVHRFLYGVNFIALLLISRNLLTDPADADAGLAMFALLSGISLAGNGSAIVLTPIAHEKLSPWQWIVACLGISTLSQLILIATPSLPWIGIAAVLMGLGVQGAKIAVDTIVQRDVIDAYRGRAFALYDMMYNAAFVGAAALAATILPDTGWSRAGFTGLVVLYLLLATWYGLRNKSLGGEPRTVPEQARP from the coding sequence GTGTGGGCCGCCTCCACCATCGGCAAGCGAGAACTCGGTCCGGATAACCAGATGAAGGTGCCGCTGTCGTCACAGATCGCGGAGGTCTTCCACGATCTCTGGCTTGGCGCCAGCTACCTCGCGAAGCGCGGAACCCCCGGACACGCCCTGATTGTTATGGCGGTGCACCGGTTCCTCTACGGCGTGAACTTCATTGCGCTACTCCTTATCTCCCGCAACCTCCTCACGGACCCCGCGGACGCCGATGCTGGGCTTGCCATGTTTGCGCTCCTATCCGGGATCTCGCTTGCGGGCAACGGTTCCGCGATTGTCCTGACCCCGATTGCGCACGAGAAGCTCAGCCCGTGGCAGTGGATCGTTGCCTGCCTGGGAATCTCCACACTGTCCCAGCTCATCCTTATCGCCACCCCATCCCTTCCCTGGATCGGGATCGCCGCCGTCCTCATGGGCCTCGGCGTCCAGGGCGCGAAGATTGCTGTCGACACGATCGTGCAACGCGACGTCATCGACGCCTATCGCGGACGTGCCTTCGCGCTTTACGACATGATGTACAACGCCGCTTTTGTCGGTGCTGCCGCGCTCGCGGCAACAATCCTTCCCGACACGGGATGGTCGAGAGCTGGCTTTACCGGACTCGTTGTTCTCTACCTGCTTCTGGCCACCTGGTACGGATTGCGGAACAAGAGCCTGGGCGGGGAACCCCGTACCGTTCCCGAGCAGGCAAGGCCGTAA
- the rplI gene encoding 50S ribosomal protein L9, which produces MAKLILTHEVDRLGVPGDVVEVKDGYARNYLLPRGYATRWTKGAQKQIDQMEQARRKRDIATVEEAQTLRDKLEETSLTLTVRTGKSGRLFGAVTAADIAQAAQEATGENIDRRKVLVQNPIKSVGDYRVDIRLHSDVTVTVPVSVVSE; this is translated from the coding sequence ATGGCTAAGCTCATTCTGACCCATGAGGTCGACCGCCTCGGCGTTCCGGGCGATGTCGTCGAGGTGAAGGACGGGTACGCCCGCAACTACCTTCTGCCCCGCGGCTACGCAACCCGTTGGACCAAGGGCGCTCAGAAGCAGATCGACCAGATGGAGCAGGCTCGCCGCAAGCGCGACATCGCTACCGTCGAAGAGGCCCAGACCCTGCGCGACAAGCTGGAAGAGACCTCGCTGACCCTCACGGTCCGCACCGGCAAGTCCGGCCGTCTCTTTGGTGCCGTCACCGCTGCAGACATTGCACAGGCTGCCCAGGAGGCAACCGGCGAGAACATTGACCGCCGCAAGGTCCTCGTTCAGAACCCGATCAAGTCGGTCGGCGACTACCGCGTGGACATCCGTCTACACTCGGACGTTACCGTCACCGTCCCCGTTTCGGTCGTCTCTGAATAA
- a CDS encoding single-stranded DNA-binding protein, which yields MAGEPIITIVGNLTADPELRYVSSGIPVASFTVASTPRTLNKQTQQWEDGEAMFVRCSVWREHGENVANSLTKGTRVVVTGRLQVRSYEHEGQRRTSIEMQVDEIGPSLRYATAQVQKTQRSGGGGGNFGGGGYGGGNSRGGNVAYDGPSGGSQNDPWASGPSGSSFDDAPPF from the coding sequence ATGGCAGGCGAACCGATAATCACCATCGTTGGCAACCTCACCGCCGATCCGGAGCTGCGATACGTCAGCTCGGGTATCCCGGTAGCGAGCTTCACGGTGGCTTCAACCCCGCGTACCCTCAACAAGCAGACCCAGCAGTGGGAAGATGGCGAAGCCATGTTCGTACGCTGCTCGGTGTGGCGTGAGCACGGCGAAAACGTCGCCAACTCGCTTACGAAGGGCACCCGCGTGGTCGTCACGGGGCGACTGCAGGTCCGCTCTTACGAACACGAGGGCCAGAGGCGCACCTCCATCGAGATGCAGGTCGACGAGATCGGCCCGTCCCTCCGTTACGCAACGGCGCAGGTCCAGAAGACCCAGCGTTCCGGCGGTGGCGGCGGTAACTTCGGTGGTGGCGGCTACGGTGGAGGCAACTCCCGTGGCGGCAATGTCGCGTACGACGGCCCGTCGGGCGGATCGCAGAACGACCCCTGGGCAAGCGGCCCGTCGGGATCGTCCTTCGACGACGCCCCTCCGTTCTAA
- a CDS encoding AI-2E family transporter, whose protein sequence is MKQDEPNPSAVSEESSSTPESYPDNQSVDSGDIVVVGRKSRPRETIPTGMWILIAGALVSIALWGLSRFASILAPAFLGLTLVLTIRPIHRWMIRKGVPKWISAIASILVLVIVLSSIIGLTVLAFLPLPEVILSYQDSFQEIVNNISTAFEDSEFLVEQGYDVSSINNLLNQLDLNTIMTAARALIDQVSSMGALLAVIAMSIFFIVIDTLSLDTRSEIVERANPELHEALSGFEGRVRQYWLVSSIFGAIVAVLDWVALQAMGIPLALAWALVSFITNYIPNIGFILGLVPPALFGLLEGGWQLMVWVIVAYSLINFIIQSLLQPKFTADAVGLSATVTFLSLMVWAIVIGPLGALLAVPLTLFFKAVLIDSSKSTRWLDAFMTSEHDAKRKQGAGKYDVTYEPPDAWGGFQTVATRAAKGLRRPATERPKGVRQAKKLRRRRKRRE, encoded by the coding sequence GTGAAACAAGACGAACCGAATCCGAGTGCCGTGAGTGAGGAAAGCTCTTCGACACCGGAAAGCTATCCAGACAATCAAAGTGTTGATTCTGGAGACATTGTTGTAGTCGGTAGGAAGAGCAGGCCCCGTGAAACAATCCCGACGGGGATGTGGATCCTTATCGCGGGTGCACTCGTCTCGATAGCGCTCTGGGGACTGTCGCGCTTCGCGTCGATCCTCGCCCCCGCCTTCCTCGGGCTCACGCTTGTTTTGACGATCCGGCCCATTCACCGATGGATGATTCGGAAGGGCGTGCCGAAGTGGATTTCGGCCATCGCATCGATCCTGGTTCTCGTCATTGTTCTCTCCTCCATCATTGGCCTGACGGTCCTGGCTTTCCTGCCCTTGCCGGAAGTCATCCTGTCCTACCAGGACAGCTTCCAGGAGATCGTCAACAATATCTCGACCGCCTTTGAGGACAGCGAGTTCCTTGTCGAGCAGGGCTACGACGTCTCAAGCATCAACAATCTGCTGAACCAGCTGGATCTCAACACGATCATGACGGCCGCCCGCGCCCTGATCGACCAGGTGTCATCCATGGGTGCACTCTTGGCCGTTATCGCCATGTCGATTTTCTTCATCGTGATTGACACGCTGTCGCTGGATACTCGGTCGGAAATCGTTGAGCGTGCCAACCCGGAGCTCCACGAAGCACTCTCTGGCTTCGAAGGCAGGGTCCGCCAGTACTGGCTCGTCTCATCAATCTTCGGTGCGATTGTCGCAGTCCTCGACTGGGTGGCTCTTCAGGCAATGGGAATACCGCTTGCCCTCGCGTGGGCGCTCGTCTCGTTCATTACGAACTATATTCCCAACATCGGCTTTATCCTGGGCCTCGTTCCACCGGCGCTCTTCGGTCTGCTCGAGGGCGGATGGCAGCTCATGGTGTGGGTGATTGTCGCCTACTCGCTGATCAACTTCATCATCCAGTCGCTCCTCCAGCCCAAGTTTACGGCCGATGCCGTTGGGCTCTCAGCAACGGTCACGTTCTTGTCCCTCATGGTTTGGGCCATCGTTATTGGCCCCCTCGGTGCTCTTCTTGCGGTGCCCCTCACCTTGTTCTTCAAGGCGGTTCTGATCGACTCGTCGAAGTCCACGCGATGGCTTGATGCGTTTATGACGTCCGAGCATGACGCGAAACGAAAACAGGGGGCCGGTAAGTACGACGTGACGTACGAGCCACCGGATGCTTGGGGAGGCTTCCAGACCGTGGCAACACGCGCCGCAAAGGGCCTTCGGAGGCCCGCCACGGAGAGACCGAAGGGCGTGAGACAGGCCAAGAAGTTGCGCAGGAGGCGCAAGCGTAGGGAATAA
- a CDS encoding transglycosylase domain-containing protein — protein sequence MASNRQGSTKRGKKSAKPTKKKSLWNYPRRGKGRIRRWLPSWRFIVGSFLLVAATGVGAFAYLYMTTEVPEPDDFALAQSTDVYYADGETKIGTFANVRRTSVPLDSLPDYVPHAVVASEDQRFYENAGIDIRGTIRAAINNLQGKPIQGGSTLTQQYVERYYMGTTTSIPGKLREAILALKIDQSQSKDEILENYLNTIYFGRGSYGIQEAAESYFGIDAADLTLDQAALLVAIIPSPSNWDPAVNPDQAMARWERVLRRMAEDEWITVEEAEAARFPDTIEPAAQNQYSGTDGYILAEVRRELVNSGAYTEDELDTMGLDIVTTIDEDMQGYAVQAVENLPEDRPDNNYVGLISMNPENGEIMAMYGGEDYLTRARNTATQDRAQAGSTFKPFGLLAGIEAGVSLTDRYDSSSPYEVGGQEFENFQLRGLGNITLLEATANSVNTVYIRLNEEVGPQATRDVAVRAGLPESTPGLDDTLSNVLGSASPTAKEMANAYSTFAAQGIRTNPHIVREIRNRDGDVIYTGDTSGERVFEADDIANLTYALESVVSPGGTASQISALGRPVAGKTGTSSFLVSAWFAGYVPQLATVVDMYQIGPNGEEESLTPFGGQWAIQGGNFPAQIWLDFMMEATRDMEVEDFPEPASEPTTRAPIPTFVPEPEPTTEEPTTEEPTTEEPTTEEPTTEEPTEEPTTGDPTPTEEPTTEDPIPTVEPTVDPTPDPTVDPTEPGPPDNPGPRPTPGRRKTRTKGPPLSPAGQVPNCTQYVPDEA from the coding sequence ATGGCAAGCAATCGTCAAGGCTCGACGAAGCGGGGCAAGAAGTCCGCTAAGCCGACCAAGAAGAAATCGCTGTGGAACTATCCCCGGCGGGGCAAGGGTCGTATCCGGCGCTGGCTCCCGTCGTGGCGCTTCATTGTGGGATCCTTCCTGCTGGTGGCCGCGACCGGTGTCGGCGCTTTTGCCTATCTCTACATGACAACCGAGGTCCCCGAGCCTGACGACTTCGCGCTCGCCCAGTCCACCGACGTGTACTACGCCGACGGTGAGACAAAGATCGGGACATTCGCTAACGTTCGGCGCACCTCCGTCCCCCTCGACTCACTACCCGACTACGTGCCGCATGCGGTTGTGGCCTCCGAGGATCAACGGTTCTACGAAAACGCGGGAATCGACATTCGGGGAACGATCCGAGCCGCGATCAATAACCTTCAAGGCAAGCCCATCCAGGGTGGCTCGACCCTGACCCAGCAGTATGTCGAGCGGTACTACATGGGGACAACGACGTCCATCCCGGGCAAGCTCCGCGAAGCCATTCTTGCTCTCAAAATTGACCAGTCGCAGTCGAAAGACGAGATCCTCGAGAACTACCTCAACACGATCTACTTTGGTCGCGGCTCTTACGGTATTCAAGAAGCCGCCGAGTCCTACTTCGGTATCGATGCAGCCGACCTGACGCTCGACCAGGCAGCTCTGCTCGTTGCCATCATCCCCTCGCCGTCGAACTGGGATCCCGCCGTTAACCCCGACCAGGCCATGGCCCGGTGGGAGAGGGTACTTCGGCGCATGGCGGAGGACGAGTGGATTACCGTGGAAGAAGCCGAAGCGGCGCGCTTCCCCGACACCATCGAACCGGCCGCACAAAACCAGTACTCCGGAACCGATGGATACATCCTTGCCGAGGTACGCAGGGAACTCGTGAACTCCGGTGCCTACACCGAGGACGAGCTCGACACCATGGGCCTCGACATCGTCACGACAATCGATGAAGACATGCAAGGTTATGCGGTCCAGGCCGTTGAGAACCTGCCGGAAGACCGCCCCGATAACAACTATGTTGGTCTTATCTCCATGAATCCCGAGAACGGCGAAATCATGGCAATGTACGGCGGCGAGGACTACCTGACGAGGGCCCGAAACACGGCCACCCAGGACCGCGCCCAGGCAGGCTCCACCTTCAAGCCGTTCGGCCTGCTCGCAGGCATCGAAGCGGGCGTGAGCCTCACCGACCGCTACGACTCCTCATCCCCGTACGAAGTGGGTGGGCAAGAGTTTGAGAACTTCCAGCTCCGCGGACTTGGAAACATCACACTTCTCGAGGCCACCGCCAACTCCGTCAACACGGTCTACATCAGGCTGAACGAAGAAGTTGGTCCCCAGGCGACACGGGACGTTGCCGTCAGGGCGGGCCTGCCGGAATCCACCCCCGGCCTTGATGACACACTTTCGAACGTTCTCGGATCGGCTTCTCCCACGGCTAAGGAAATGGCTAACGCCTACTCGACCTTCGCCGCCCAGGGTATTCGCACGAACCCGCACATTGTGCGGGAAATCCGCAACCGCGATGGCGACGTCATCTACACGGGTGACACATCCGGAGAGCGGGTCTTCGAAGCCGATGACATCGCGAACCTGACGTACGCGCTGGAATCGGTGGTCAGCCCCGGGGGCACCGCCTCCCAGATCTCCGCACTCGGCCGTCCCGTTGCAGGCAAGACGGGCACATCCTCTTTCCTCGTATCAGCATGGTTCGCAGGATATGTTCCGCAGCTCGCCACGGTCGTCGACATGTACCAGATCGGACCCAATGGCGAAGAGGAATCCCTGACCCCATTCGGTGGCCAGTGGGCAATCCAGGGCGGTAACTTCCCGGCCCAGATCTGGCTTGATTTCATGATGGAAGCGACGCGGGACATGGAAGTTGAAGACTTCCCCGAACCCGCCAGCGAACCGACCACGCGGGCCCCGATCCCCACCTTTGTCCCCGAACCGGAACCCACGACCGAGGAACCGACGACGGAAGAACCCACCACGGAAGAACCGACGACGGAAGAACCCACCACGGAAGAGCCCACGGAGGAGCCAACCACGGGGGATCCGACACCGACCGAGGAACCGACCACCGAGGATCCGATACCGACGGTGGAACCCACCGTTGACCCGACACCGGACCCGACGGTTGATCCAACAGAGCCCGGTCCTCCGGACAACCCGGGCCCCCGGCCAACCCCGGGCCGCCGGAAGACCAGAACGAAGGGGCCGCCGTTGTCCCCAGCCGGCCAGGTGCCGAACTGCACACAGTACGTTCCGGACGAGGCCTAA